In a single window of the Streptobacillus ratti genome:
- the ulaG gene encoding L-ascorbate 6-phosphate lactonase — protein sequence MAKVNEITRESWILQTFPEWGTWINEEIAETEVKPGTVSMWWLGNMGIWIKSEGGANLCVDLWVSTGKKTKSNKLMKAKHQHQRAVGCVALQPNLRTTPCVIDPFGIKELDALISTHSHSDHIDINVAAAVLQNCPNTKFVGPKSCTDIWRKWGVPEERLVTVKPGDEIEIKDTKIKMLESFDRTMLLTVDDDVVLKDKLPPDMDEMAVNYLFKTTGGNIYHAGDSHHSNFFVKHGNENKVDVAFVGYGENPRGMTDKLTASDVLRVAEGLKTQVVIPIHHDIWSNFMADPKEITLLWNYRKDRLKYTFKPYIWQPGGHFVFPDNKDDMEYMYPRGFEDAFTIEPDLPFTSIL from the coding sequence ATGGCAAAAGTTAATGAAATTACAAGAGAGTCTTGGATTTTACAAACATTCCCAGAATGGGGGACTTGGATAAATGAAGAGATTGCTGAAACAGAGGTTAAACCTGGTACAGTTTCAATGTGGTGGTTAGGAAACATGGGAATCTGGATTAAAAGTGAAGGAGGAGCTAATCTTTGTGTAGATTTATGGGTTTCAACAGGTAAAAAAACAAAATCTAATAAACTTATGAAAGCTAAACATCAACACCAAAGAGCAGTAGGATGTGTAGCATTACAACCAAATTTAAGAACTACACCATGTGTTATAGATCCATTTGGTATAAAAGAATTAGATGCTTTAATTTCAACACATTCTCACAGTGATCATATAGATATAAATGTTGCGGCAGCAGTTTTACAAAATTGCCCTAATACTAAATTTGTAGGACCAAAAAGTTGTACAGATATTTGGAGAAAATGGGGAGTACCTGAAGAAAGATTAGTTACAGTTAAGCCTGGAGATGAAATAGAAATAAAAGATACTAAAATAAAAATGTTAGAATCTTTTGATAGAACTATGTTATTAACAGTAGATGATGATGTTGTATTAAAAGATAAATTACCACCTGATATGGATGAAATGGCAGTAAATTACTTATTTAAAACAACAGGTGGAAATATATACCATGCAGGAGATTCACATCATTCTAATTTCTTTGTAAAACATGGAAATGAAAATAAGGTTGATGTTGCGTTTGTTGGATATGGAGAAAATCCTAGAGGAATGACAGATAAATTAACTGCTTCTGATGTATTAAGAGTTGCAGAAGGATTAAAAACACAAGTTGTAATACCTATACATCATGACATATGGTCTAACTTTATGGCTGATCCTAAAGAAATTACATTATTATGGAATTATAGAAAAGATAGATTAAAATATACATTTAAACCATATATATGGCAACCAGGTGGGCATTTTGTATTCCCTGATAACAAAGATGATATGGAATATATGTATCCAAGAGGATTTGAAGATGCTTTCACAATAGAACCTGATTTACCGTTTACATCAATATTGTAA